A window of Methanolobus sediminis contains these coding sequences:
- a CDS encoding FKBP-type peptidyl-prolyl cis-trans isomerase — MAIEKGDFIKINYTGKFNEGQIFDTTDEQLAKDNGIYNPRGVYGGDVVIVGSGHTIKGLDEDFIGKEVGYTGTVTIAPEMAFGPHNPALVETVSVTKLKDQFGDQRPYPGMPVELNGRRGVISQIIGRRVRVDMNHALAGKEVEYEYTIVEKIEDKVAKAQGLLSLYTGMPEIEVEVTDDLIRIYTPIELGFNQRWIVSKMTIASELIDKLGVASLEYVEKHPYVPAMAEEALEATEAPAEEEEAEAAEE, encoded by the coding sequence TTGGCAATTGAGAAAGGCGATTTTATAAAGATTAACTACACCGGTAAGTTCAATGAAGGACAGATCTTTGACACTACCGATGAACAGCTTGCAAAAGACAATGGTATCTACAATCCACGCGGTGTTTACGGCGGAGATGTTGTGATCGTTGGCTCCGGCCACACTATAAAAGGTCTTGATGAGGACTTCATTGGCAAGGAAGTAGGATACACAGGTACTGTTACCATTGCACCTGAGATGGCATTCGGCCCACACAACCCTGCTCTTGTTGAGACTGTTTCAGTTACAAAACTCAAGGATCAGTTCGGTGACCAGAGACCATACCCGGGAATGCCTGTTGAGCTCAACGGCAGACGTGGTGTAATCTCACAGATAATCGGCCGCAGAGTACGTGTAGACATGAACCATGCTCTTGCAGGTAAGGAAGTCGAGTACGAGTACACAATTGTCGAGAAGATCGAGGACAAGGTTGCTAAGGCACAGGGTCTGCTCTCACTCTATACTGGCATGCCAGAGATCGAGGTTGAGGTTACAGATGACCTTATCAGGATCTACACCCCAATCGAGCTCGGATTTAACCAGAGATGGATCGTATCCAAGATGACCATCGCAAGCGAGCTTATCGACAAGCTGGGCGTTGCAAGCCTGGAATACGTCGAGAAGCACCCATACGTCCCTGCAATGGCAGAGGAAGCACTTGAGGCAACCGAAGCTCCTGCAGAGGAAGAAGAAGCTGAAGCAGCAGAGGAATAA
- the pscS gene encoding O-phospho-L-seryl-tRNA:Cys-tRNA synthase — MDIRVQKTFEALFALEDIREMLRQSLPGTGLADTEGFNGQIQHIRSVLDDLEAGTGVPKIEKIGGTLGIRSREEEYVNIQPIQAAGRLTPEARKALIAYGDGYSTCDSCRKPFRLDKISKPPIADFHQELAAFLNMDAARVVPGARRGFQAVASSLVKPEDPVIVSSLAHYTEFLAVEAAGGVVREVPLNEKNIVTADATADKIEAVIAETGKTPALIMIDHFDYQLANEHDVAGIGKVAKQYDIPFLYNGAYTVGVMPVDGKKIGADFIVGSGHKSMASPAPSGVLATTDEWAETIFRTTQMKGDLTNRKFGVKEVEMLGCTLMGCTLMAMIASFPTVKERTLNWDEELRKSNLLIDRMLEIEGSAVVSEYPRKHALSKVDTTGSFDVVAKAHKRRGFFFSDELSKRGIVGEFAGATRAWKLSTYGLSWEKVNYLADSLQEIAEKYELKVNRDNL, encoded by the coding sequence ATGGATATCAGAGTACAGAAAACATTTGAAGCGCTATTTGCCTTAGAAGACATCCGTGAGATGCTGCGCCAGTCACTACCAGGTACCGGTCTGGCAGACACGGAAGGATTCAACGGGCAGATACAGCATATCAGGTCAGTATTAGATGACCTGGAGGCTGGAACAGGTGTTCCCAAAATCGAAAAGATAGGTGGAACACTTGGTATTCGAAGCCGCGAGGAAGAATACGTTAACATCCAGCCCATACAGGCAGCAGGACGACTAACCCCGGAAGCCCGCAAGGCACTCATTGCATACGGGGACGGATACTCTACCTGTGACAGCTGTCGCAAGCCCTTCAGACTTGACAAGATATCCAAGCCACCTATTGCTGATTTCCACCAGGAGCTTGCAGCATTTCTTAATATGGATGCCGCCCGTGTGGTTCCTGGAGCCCGCAGAGGTTTCCAGGCAGTAGCTTCAAGTCTTGTGAAGCCCGAGGATCCTGTTATAGTATCCTCTCTTGCGCATTACACCGAGTTTTTGGCAGTTGAAGCTGCAGGTGGTGTTGTGCGGGAAGTTCCTCTAAATGAAAAGAACATAGTAACAGCCGATGCCACGGCAGATAAGATAGAGGCAGTTATAGCTGAAACTGGTAAAACACCTGCTCTCATCATGATTGATCATTTTGACTATCAGCTCGCAAATGAACATGATGTTGCAGGGATCGGTAAGGTTGCCAAGCAGTATGACATACCTTTCCTTTACAATGGTGCGTACACTGTAGGTGTAATGCCCGTTGACGGGAAAAAGATAGGTGCAGACTTCATAGTAGGTTCCGGTCACAAGAGTATGGCATCACCTGCACCATCAGGCGTTCTGGCAACAACTGATGAATGGGCTGAAACAATCTTCAGGACAACACAGATGAAGGGTGACCTCACAAACCGTAAATTCGGTGTAAAGGAAGTCGAGATGCTGGGATGTACACTCATGGGTTGCACACTCATGGCAATGATAGCATCTTTCCCAACTGTAAAGGAGCGTACCCTTAACTGGGATGAGGAGCTCAGAAAATCCAATTTACTTATTGACAGAATGCTGGAAATTGAAGGGAGTGCCGTAGTTTCGGAGTATCCACGCAAACATGCTCTATCAAAAGTAGATACCACAGGCAGTTTCGATGTGGTAGCCAAGGCGCATAAGAGAAGAGGATTCTTCTTCTCAGATGAACTCTCAAAAAGAGGCATAGTTGGAGAATTTGCAGGAGCAACTCGTGCATGGAAGCTAAGTACCTATGGTCTTTCATGGGAAAAGGTCAATTATCTTGCGGATTCCCTGCAGGAAATTGCAGAAAAGTATGAACTTAAGGTCAACAGGGATAACCTTTGA
- a CDS encoding LysE family translocator has protein sequence MSLINEFLISGILLGFASGISPGPLLTMTISESLKHGSRAGIKVAVSPFITDILIVSMILLFLLKFENYDPAIAMISLGGSFYLIYLGISSLRTKSSDLDLETKKSDSLKKGIIVNFLSPHPYLFWIAIGGPILFKAQDTSIFSAILFVIGFYALLVGSKITIAMLVGRSRGFLKSNYYLYTIRSLGLVYVVFAFYFLKQGLELLN, from the coding sequence ATGTCTCTGATCAATGAATTTCTGATATCCGGGATACTTCTGGGATTTGCTTCTGGCATATCACCAGGTCCGCTACTGACCATGACCATCTCAGAATCACTTAAACACGGTTCACGTGCAGGGATCAAGGTTGCAGTATCTCCATTTATAACAGACATTCTTATAGTTTCGATGATCCTGCTTTTTCTTCTGAAATTCGAGAATTACGACCCTGCAATTGCCATGATAAGTCTGGGAGGCTCTTTTTATCTTATTTATCTTGGAATCTCATCCTTAAGAACAAAGAGTAGTGATCTCGATCTTGAAACAAAGAAGAGTGATTCTTTAAAAAAAGGAATTATTGTGAATTTCCTCAGCCCTCATCCATATCTGTTCTGGATTGCAATAGGCGGACCAATTCTTTTCAAAGCTCAGGACACCAGCATCTTTTCAGCAATACTTTTTGTTATAGGTTTTTATGCTTTGCTGGTCGGTTCTAAAATCACCATTGCAATGCTGGTGGGAAGATCAAGAGGCTTTTTGAAAAGCAATTATTATCTATACACAATCAGATCATTGGGACTTGTTTATGTGGTCTTTGCGTTCTATTTCCTGAAGCAAGGATTGGAGTTGCTGAATTAA
- the nadA gene encoding quinolinate synthase NadA — protein sequence MTYIEKTSLDTKALKEKILQLKKERNAVILAHNYQIGDVQDIADFTGDSLELARKAANLDADVIVFCGVDFMAETAAILSPEKIVLLPAADANCPMAEMITAGELRVLKERFPDAGVVCYVNTSAEVKAESDICCTSSNAVKVVESLDAQQVIFVPDRNLGSYVARFTDKQIMPWEGFCFVHDRITPDDVITARERHPEAEVLVHPECRAEVVDLADYVYSTSGMINHVCRREKKEFIIGTEVGIIHRMEKDCPDKQCYPLSENAICITMKKTDLQKVYNSLESLTPIVTVPEDVADKARLAIQRMLDIK from the coding sequence ATGACCTATATTGAAAAAACGTCACTTGATACTAAAGCACTTAAAGAAAAGATACTGCAGCTCAAAAAAGAACGTAATGCAGTAATACTTGCCCATAACTACCAGATAGGTGATGTGCAGGACATAGCCGACTTTACCGGAGATTCCCTGGAACTCGCCAGAAAGGCTGCCAACCTTGATGCAGACGTGATAGTCTTTTGCGGAGTGGATTTCATGGCAGAAACCGCAGCCATACTTTCACCTGAAAAAATAGTCCTCCTGCCTGCTGCAGATGCAAACTGCCCTATGGCTGAAATGATAACTGCAGGCGAACTCAGAGTCCTTAAGGAAAGATTCCCTGATGCAGGGGTAGTTTGTTATGTTAACACATCGGCAGAGGTCAAAGCTGAAAGTGATATATGCTGTACATCATCAAATGCCGTAAAAGTAGTTGAGTCCCTGGATGCACAGCAGGTCATATTCGTACCGGACCGCAACCTCGGAAGTTATGTTGCCCGCTTTACCGACAAGCAGATAATGCCCTGGGAAGGATTCTGTTTTGTGCATGACAGAATCACTCCGGATGATGTCATTACTGCAAGGGAACGTCACCCTGAGGCAGAAGTCCTTGTTCATCCGGAATGCAGGGCAGAGGTCGTTGATCTGGCAGACTATGTTTATTCAACATCCGGAATGATAAATCATGTTTGCAGACGCGAGAAAAAGGAGTTCATAATCGGTACAGAAGTAGGAATAATTCACAGGATGGAAAAGGACTGTCCCGACAAGCAATGTTATCCACTGTCCGAGAACGCTATCTGTATTACCATGAAAAAAACAGACCTTCAGAAAGTGTATAACTCACTTGAAAGTCTCACCCCAATAGTAACTGTGCCTGAAGATGTTGCAGACAAAGCAAGACTCGCAATCCAGAGGATGCTGGACATTAAGTAA
- a CDS encoding winged helix-turn-helix transcriptional regulator has product MKNIETTEYSCPVEATLGVIGGKWKPLILWHLKEDVLRYNTLQQMLPGISPRMLTKQLRELEDDGIVNRKMYPEIPPRVEYSLTDFGKTIIPVLEALAQWGLTYMDIRQDRKCEMKR; this is encoded by the coding sequence ATGAAAAACATAGAAACTACTGAATACAGCTGCCCTGTAGAAGCAACCCTGGGTGTTATCGGAGGAAAGTGGAAACCGCTTATACTCTGGCATCTAAAAGAAGATGTGCTTCGTTACAACACACTTCAGCAGATGTTGCCTGGCATATCTCCCCGTATGTTGACAAAACAACTCAGGGAACTGGAAGATGATGGGATCGTTAACAGGAAAATGTATCCTGAAATACCGCCAAGAGTTGAATATTCACTCACTGATTTTGGAAAAACCATCATTCCTGTACTGGAAGCACTGGCACAATGGGGACTAACATATATGGACATAAGACAGGACAGAAAATGTGAAATGAAGAGATAG
- the fdhD gene encoding formate dehydrogenase accessory sulfurtransferase FdhD, translating to MYREIECIKGDSGSFELEGHSVIEEMPLAVTVNGRHALTAMISPDMLREFVIGFLFTEGIIKDADEIESIRIEDTNAGVLTKSPFKILVSKKTVLSGCGGSMSYLDIGKLPEINSDLTLDSETIRNSVKEALDSQLHVLTGGIHVVGLYDPNGKVCVVEDIGRHNALDKIVGYALENKIDLSRTYIICSGRISSEMVRKCLTANIPVVVSRGATTTLAIDIARSRGLTIVGFVRSKKMNIYSWGKRITDIPDTVTDALQESEYD from the coding sequence ATGTACAGGGAAATCGAATGCATCAAAGGAGATTCAGGCTCTTTTGAACTGGAAGGACACTCGGTCATTGAAGAGATGCCGCTTGCAGTCACAGTTAATGGAAGGCATGCACTCACTGCGATGATCAGTCCTGATATGCTAAGGGAATTTGTTATTGGTTTTCTGTTCACGGAGGGTATAATCAAGGATGCAGATGAAATTGAGTCTATCAGGATAGAAGACACAAACGCAGGCGTGCTGACAAAAAGTCCATTCAAGATACTTGTATCAAAGAAAACGGTTCTCAGTGGTTGTGGCGGTTCAATGTCCTATCTCGATATAGGCAAACTACCGGAAATAAACTCAGACCTGACACTTGATTCCGAAACCATACGCAACTCTGTAAAAGAAGCCCTTGATTCACAACTTCATGTCCTTACAGGCGGAATACATGTGGTCGGGTTGTACGATCCAAATGGAAAGGTATGTGTTGTAGAAGATATTGGCAGACACAACGCACTTGATAAGATAGTTGGCTATGCTCTTGAAAATAAAATAGACCTTTCCAGAACATACATTATCTGCTCGGGCAGGATATCATCGGAAATGGTCAGGAAATGTCTTACTGCAAATATCCCTGTTGTTGTATCAAGGGGTGCAACTACTACCCTTGCTATTGATATTGCCAGGTCCCGCGGACTTACAATAGTTGGTTTTGTACGCAGCAAAAAAATGAATATATATTCATGGGGAAAACGAATAACTGATATCCCCGATACAGTTACAGATGCTTTACAGGAAAGTGAGTATGATTAA
- a CDS encoding flavodoxin family protein has protein sequence MVRMKVVGFVGSPRKNGNTDVLVQQVLDGAAEAGADVEKFYINDMNIKGCQGCTYCREVDGCKLKDDMSKVYDALKSADGFVFGSPIYFFQFTSQMRQVIDRCWALVNPDFTPRIAGGKKAIIVGAQGNPEPDAFKGVFDEFTQVLQMFGMEVKGTFVDVGHHAPGEAKENTELMEQARTAGTNLFA, from the coding sequence ATGGTCAGAATGAAAGTAGTAGGTTTTGTAGGAAGTCCAAGAAAGAACGGTAACACTGATGTACTCGTCCAGCAGGTCCTTGACGGAGCTGCAGAAGCAGGGGCAGATGTAGAGAAATTCTACATAAATGATATGAACATAAAAGGCTGTCAGGGATGCACATACTGCAGGGAAGTCGATGGATGCAAATTAAAAGATGACATGTCTAAAGTTTACGATGCTCTTAAAAGTGCAGATGGTTTCGTGTTCGGATCCCCTATCTATTTCTTCCAGTTCACAAGTCAGATGCGTCAGGTAATCGACCGTTGCTGGGCACTTGTCAATCCAGATTTCACACCACGCATTGCTGGTGGAAAGAAAGCTATCATAGTTGGTGCACAGGGCAACCCCGAACCTGATGCATTTAAGGGAGTCTTTGATGAATTTACACAGGTACTTCAGATGTTTGGGATGGAAGTCAAAGGTACCTTTGTAGATGTTGGTCACCATGCACCCGGAGAGGCAAAAGAGAACACAGAGCTTATGGAACAGGCCAGGACAGCCGGCACCAATCTCTTTGCTTAA
- a CDS encoding PAS domain-containing sensor histidine kinase: MEDIFEVIFNSVNDGIVITNLAGHFLELNQITCDDLGYSKEELLQMSVQDIIPLEFKEALGKQIAEKMPCGGGVFETQCICKDGSLEFIELNLRPIEFKGAPAVLVVVRNITDRKKFEIKCAEDDQRKRILIEQSNDGIVVLDEKGKVCEANKKYAQMLGYSHEEFLSSYVWDWDARFTREELEYMHNITDEEGDQFETIHRRKDGTLFDVEIRTNAAYFDEQKMIFCVCRDITKRKQEEKELLNAKLEAESANKAKSQFLANMSHELRTPLNAIIGFSETLTSEIFGELTEKQLRHARHINVSGKHLLGLINNILDLSKIEADKMELECENFSLIEVLNEILTQMTPMASRKNINIGIVNASSNDYIFADRVKINQIMYNLLSNAIKFTPENGNVKVNSEIVNGNIQISVSDSGIGIAMNEQKTIFDSFEQASSTNNRVYGGTGLGLAIVKHYVEMHSGEIHLESEVGKGSTFTFTIPMHPR, from the coding sequence TTGGAAGATATTTTTGAAGTTATATTCAATTCTGTAAATGATGGAATTGTCATAACTAATTTAGCTGGTCATTTTTTAGAGTTAAATCAGATTACTTGTGACGATTTAGGTTATTCTAAAGAAGAATTGCTACAGATGAGTGTGCAGGATATAATTCCTTTAGAATTCAAAGAAGCATTGGGTAAACAAATAGCTGAAAAAATGCCTTGTGGTGGAGGAGTTTTTGAAACACAATGCATATGTAAAGATGGTTCATTAGAGTTTATTGAACTTAATCTTCGACCAATAGAATTCAAAGGAGCTCCAGCAGTTTTGGTTGTTGTCAGAAATATAACCGATCGTAAAAAGTTCGAGATTAAATGTGCTGAAGATGATCAAAGAAAACGAATTCTCATAGAACAATCAAATGATGGTATTGTTGTCCTTGATGAAAAGGGAAAAGTTTGTGAAGCCAATAAGAAGTATGCACAGATGCTAGGTTATTCACATGAAGAATTTCTTTCTTCGTATGTATGGGATTGGGATGCACGTTTTACTCGCGAAGAGTTAGAGTATATGCACAATATTACTGACGAAGAAGGAGATCAGTTTGAGACCATCCATCGTCGTAAAGATGGCACTCTTTTTGATGTTGAGATTCGAACTAATGCAGCTTATTTTGATGAACAGAAAATGATCTTTTGTGTATGTAGGGATATAACCAAACGTAAACAGGAAGAAAAAGAATTGCTGAATGCCAAGCTGGAAGCAGAATCTGCCAACAAGGCAAAGTCGCAATTTCTTGCAAACATGAGCCATGAATTAAGAACTCCTCTTAATGCAATAATTGGTTTTTCAGAAACGTTGACTAGTGAGATATTTGGTGAATTAACTGAGAAGCAGCTCAGACATGCCAGGCATATCAACGTTAGTGGTAAGCATCTTCTAGGGCTTATTAATAATATCCTGGACCTGTCAAAAATAGAAGCAGACAAAATGGAGCTTGAATGCGAGAATTTTTCTCTAATTGAAGTGCTCAACGAGATCCTTACACAGATGACTCCAATGGCATCACGAAAAAACATCAATATTGGGATTGTGAATGCATCCTCAAATGATTATATTTTCGCAGATAGAGTAAAAATCAACCAAATCATGTACAATCTTCTTAGCAATGCGATAAAATTTACACCTGAAAACGGTAATGTAAAAGTTAACTCCGAAATTGTTAACGGAAATATTCAGATTTCAGTATCTGATTCAGGTATTGGTATTGCTATGAATGAACAAAAGACTATATTTGATTCCTTTGAGCAAGCTAGTTCTACTAATAATCGTGTCTATGGAGGAACTGGACTGGGACTTGCAATCGTCAAACATTACGTAGAGATGCATTCAGGGGAAATCCATCTGGAAAGTGAAGTTGGAAAAGGAAGTACATTCACATTTACTATACCTATGCATCCCAGGTAA
- a CDS encoding molybdenum cofactor biosynthesis protein MoaE: MIKITHDDFDVNAMISKARTPKMGALVTFIGTVRDDGMDMLQFEVYEEVAITELEAIEAEAFGKFEIESVDVIHRVGDLLVGENILLIIVGAGHRKAAFDACEYILERIKESVPIWKKEIGESGERWIPGEAYNS, from the coding sequence ATGATTAAGATAACACATGATGATTTCGATGTAAACGCTATGATATCAAAGGCCAGAACACCTAAAATGGGTGCATTGGTCACTTTTATTGGGACTGTCAGGGACGATGGCATGGACATGCTTCAGTTTGAGGTCTACGAAGAAGTAGCCATCACTGAGCTTGAAGCTATAGAAGCTGAGGCATTCGGGAAGTTTGAAATTGAGAGTGTTGATGTCATTCACCGTGTTGGTGACCTGCTTGTGGGAGAGAACATACTCCTGATAATCGTAGGTGCAGGACACCGCAAGGCTGCTTTTGATGCATGTGAATACATCCTTGAGCGCATAAAGGAAAGTGTTCCTATATGGAAAAAAGAAATAGGTGAATCAGGAGAACGCTGGATTCCAGGGGAAGCCTACAATTCCTGA
- a CDS encoding aminotransferase class V-fold PLP-dependent enzyme, which yields MLNLKQARIDFPILTDIAYMDSAATSLSPEQVLNATNEFERHYRANVGRGVHRLTNIASQKYWHAHEKIAQFIGGENGTTVLTKNTTEAINMVASGTKWKKDDNVITTILEHHSNFLPWINLREKDVEVSVIKTDAQGSLNISDLEDIISENTKIVAVTHASNVLGNIMPVKEIAAICHDYGAKLLVDGAQSVPHIPINVTELGCDYFCFSGHKMLGPTGTGILWMKDADIKPLLFGGGMIGEVSMDGFTFAEGYEKYEGGTPNISGMIGLTRAVEYLENIGMENIEKHEEKLTKILIEGLSDINGVAVYGPQDSSDRIGVVSFNVNGVHPHEVAHVLDEGAGIMVRSGEHCCQPLMKHLGLKNGTVRASLYIYNTEEEIELLIDTIKELVRRL from the coding sequence ATGTTAAACCTGAAGCAAGCAAGGATTGACTTTCCAATTCTTACAGATATTGCCTATATGGACAGTGCTGCGACAAGTCTTTCGCCAGAACAGGTACTGAATGCCACAAACGAATTTGAAAGGCATTACCGTGCAAATGTAGGAAGAGGTGTGCATCGGCTTACTAACATTGCCAGTCAGAAATACTGGCATGCCCATGAGAAGATAGCACAGTTCATTGGCGGGGAAAATGGCACAACAGTTCTCACAAAGAACACAACTGAAGCAATTAATATGGTTGCCAGCGGAACAAAGTGGAAAAAAGATGACAATGTTATTACAACCATCCTGGAACATCATTCCAATTTTCTTCCCTGGATAAACCTGCGTGAAAAAGATGTTGAAGTCTCAGTTATCAAAACAGATGCCCAAGGTTCACTGAACATCAGTGATCTTGAGGATATTATCAGTGAGAACACTAAGATAGTTGCTGTAACACATGCTTCCAATGTACTTGGAAATATTATGCCTGTTAAGGAAATAGCTGCTATATGTCATGATTATGGAGCAAAGCTACTTGTGGACGGTGCCCAGTCAGTACCACATATTCCGATCAATGTAACGGAACTGGGATGTGATTACTTCTGTTTTTCAGGACACAAAATGCTCGGACCAACCGGTACAGGAATTTTGTGGATGAAAGATGCAGACATTAAACCCCTCCTGTTTGGTGGCGGAATGATAGGTGAAGTTTCCATGGATGGATTCACCTTCGCAGAAGGATATGAAAAATATGAAGGTGGAACACCAAATATATCAGGAATGATTGGTCTTACCAGAGCTGTGGAATACCTGGAAAACATTGGCATGGAGAACATAGAAAAACATGAGGAAAAGCTTACAAAGATATTGATTGAAGGACTTAGTGACATAAATGGTGTAGCGGTCTATGGTCCACAGGATAGCTCAGACAGAATAGGAGTGGTGTCCTTCAATGTAAACGGTGTGCATCCACATGAAGTTGCACATGTACTTGACGAAGGTGCAGGTATCATGGTTCGCTCAGGAGAACATTGCTGTCAGCCGCTGATGAAACATCTGGGACTGAAGAACGGCACTGTCAGGGCAAGTCTCTACATCTACAACACAGAAGAAGAAATCGAGTTGCTTATAGATACGATAAAGGAACTTGTGAGGAGATTGTAA
- a CDS encoding HesA/MoeB/ThiF family protein yields MLSKDELERYSRQIMLFGEDGQERLKDASVFIAGAGGLGCPVALYLAAAGVGHLRIADKDTVEQTNLNRQVLHWENDIGREKVLSVEDKLREINPHIEVEAFHVTIDESNIRELVGDADLIIDAMDNYQVRYLLNKVANETGIPLIHGAIRGFDGQAMTIIPGVSACFNCVFPSPPPAEVFPVVGVTPGIIAMIQVNEAIKCLLRKGELLTDRLLIWDGLSSEMEYMKVSRRSDCKICGTGSGLKD; encoded by the coding sequence ATGTTAAGCAAGGATGAACTAGAACGTTACAGCAGGCAGATAATGCTCTTTGGTGAAGATGGTCAGGAGCGTCTTAAAGATGCCAGTGTGTTCATTGCAGGTGCAGGCGGACTTGGTTGTCCTGTGGCACTCTATCTCGCAGCAGCCGGTGTAGGACACTTGCGTATTGCAGACAAGGATACTGTGGAGCAGACCAACCTCAACCGTCAGGTGCTTCATTGGGAAAATGATATCGGCAGGGAAAAAGTGCTGTCTGTTGAAGACAAACTTCGTGAGATAAATCCTCATATTGAGGTGGAGGCGTTTCACGTTACGATCGATGAATCGAACATAAGGGAACTTGTAGGCGATGCAGACCTTATTATTGATGCAATGGACAATTATCAGGTAAGATATCTTCTCAACAAGGTTGCCAATGAAACAGGAATTCCGTTGATACATGGTGCAATTCGTGGTTTTGACGGTCAGGCAATGACAATCATTCCGGGTGTCAGTGCATGTTTTAATTGTGTTTTTCCTTCTCCTCCGCCAGCTGAGGTCTTTCCTGTAGTCGGTGTGACTCCTGGTATCATAGCAATGATACAGGTCAACGAAGCTATCAAATGCCTGCTTAGAAAAGGGGAACTTCTAACTGACAGACTCCTGATATGGGACGGACTTTCTTCCGAGATGGAATACATGAAAGTTTCCAGAAGAAGTGATTGTAAGATATGCGGCACAGGTTCCGGATTAAAGGATTGA